TTTACACACTCGCCAGACTAGAGTTTGTTGTCATTCTTTCAAGATAAATGGCGGAAAATCAAACTAGACACAGTTCGAATTTTTCGGTTTTAAGCACATTTTCATTTGCTAGACGCACATTCGAATGTATTGAGTACCTATAACTAGACACCCAGataaaatatcaaatattTGCTCCCATACAGTCAGCTatccaaataaataatattcacgTGGTGTAAATAAGATGACAACGTATTAGCCGGAGAAGTGATCCGCGGAATTAGTCATCCAGGTAGCACCGCAGACTCACTTCACCTAAATACTTGGACACTTACTCAAAGAGAATAAGCATTGGGTAACAAGAATTTAAGCGAGGACAAACGAtgcattttaattactttttaaaaacccGACTTCGAGATTTTGATGCGCGACTAGGATAGAGACGCACATTATTTCATTTGGAAATTCCACAATAATCATCGTACTTTCTCTATTTATGTTTGAACAAATTGAGAGATAAGGAGTGTTAGTGAATTATTAATTCACCTTCATGATTACCTTGTGAACGAAAACCAGAATAAAGTGCGGGTATCACTTACCAAAAAGTGAAAGttggagaaaaataaataacaccgCACAAAACAAACTCAAACTTGGGGCCATAACTAACACTTGAATATAATGTTTATGATTTTCTACTAAATGTGTACGTAAAAGTAAGGCATGATTTTAAATCTCGCGTCTTGGTTGAGGCTAAACTACGACTACTGCGTGATGTGTTTCTGTAATTGACGATGGTAGGCGTAACCAGGAGTGTCTACGTTTGGTAGGCAACTGCCAGAACTCTGCTGCTTCTGGACAAGGAGATAGCAGGAGATAATGTTGTTTTGGTCTACAAGAGTGCGACTTGTGATAAGATAACAGCTTTCCTTTTCCCAATCAGATCAGTAGATTACGTTCTTTCACtctagtttgattttttgtcatCTACATCCAGTTTTGGGATTAATTAGCCACCCAAAGGACGATCTTGTTATTCCTccctattatttttattaaacttttgtaataattacatatttgtttgtttttgttcccTCCTTTCAGCCGACTCGTCCAAAATGGTGGTCCggttttcaaaatattcttAATGACTACAGTTTCTGCTagaatttttctgaaaatctCAAGtctttttttatcattattttaagGACTGCAACGATTGTTACGATTATCCACGGTTAATTTATggcttttaaaatatttccattattttaattacattgtgCAGATACTAACTACTTAcgcactaaaattaaaatttagtgcTTTCGCTGTGATAATAACTATACGGCTTGGTCGCAaagttatgtaaaaaaaataagaaatttgtactttttatttttaatgcagaAACTTTCCGAGTCTTATAAACCTTCAACATTTGGAATTCAGAGACAAGAAAATTAGttgttttaacttattttgacCGCTACTATCGTTTATAATACCGACACATCTATTAGAGTCACCCCTGTATTTTCATTATctcattttagtttacgtcccatgtatattattataatgatAAAGCACTTCATAAAAACCGAAATAAACTAtagttttctttaaaaatgcaatagtTGTAGTActtatagttttaacaaatttacaaaataccgGCACAAGTATTTCTCTCCAGCATAGGCTGAAATAACGGAACTTTATTCTCAATACACGTTTACCTTGTATCTTTGGTATATGTTTAGTATTGGAcatattttgacaatttttctcCAGGTTAGTAACCTCTAgttataacattatttttatgattttgacttatgttttttttggtttattactattaatataattactattaaCTCCAACTAACTTTTGTTTGAATTCTGAACCAACTAATCTTCTGATTTTCGTTAAACTTACGAAATTTACACAAGTACTTCAAAATAGACAGATGCAATATACTTTATTGTGTAGTACAGCGTTATAAAGATGgaagattattttaaaacgtaataaaattttatgagtTTTTATCAGAACATTGTTCCTGcacttaattttgttttttttatatttttattaaagtttttctttgaaacgatattatttttaaaacataggGCACAATCAAGGaggcatatttttatttattttttattttatataaagcCAGAAATAcagtgttaataataatataataattagttGCCTAGTCCTAAGTtctaagtaaattaaatttattttaatctaaCCTGTTCCAATTgagaaaattagaaattttgtaCCATGCACATAATGACTCTATTATTTACTTAGATATCATGCTCATAATTTATAacttaataacaaaacaataaaattttacggcTATAACAGATCATCgaacgcaattatttcacCATAGTACGATGAAAATCCATCAGTGTACCGTTTCCACCTTCTTACCCTCAATTTTAGTGttgttttttgtgaattttggagtaagtttttattaactttagaACATATTAGGTACTAAAAAGAAAACAGTTCACACAGGATGCGCCCATTATCAAATTACCAAACGGACTTATTAAAGGGCGTGTAGGTCAAACCATAGCCAAACGGCCTTACTGGGCATACCAGAAAAtaccttttgcaacaccacctcttGGTGATTTACGATTTGCAGCACCTGTTCCCTCAAAAAATTGGGATGGGGTTTTGGAGACCACGAAATATGATGTTATTTGTTACCAAATCACCAGTGATTCGGATTTAGAGTCGGAAGATTGTCTTTATTTAAATGTGTACACTCCGACAGTaagtgaaagttttttttaattacttagaCAATTATAAATTTCTACTCAGGACccttcaaataaaacaaaccggGGACTTCCAGTTATGTTCTTTATTTATGGGGGAGGTTTTATTGAAGGAAATTGTTTTGACTATGTGTACGGTCCTGAATATTTACTAGATCGAGGTGTGATAGTCGTTTGTGCtaattatagagttggaccTTTCGGTAAGTACTGAAAGAGTACCACTTTATAACTTTGAAATAACTTTTTAGGTTTTCTTTCGACAGGCGATATGACAGTCCCTGGAAATAACGGTCTCAAAGACCAGCTTTTAGCCTTGCAGTGGACCCACGACAATATTCACCTTTTCGGTGGTGATCCAAcaaaagtaacaatttttggGCAAAGTGCCGGGTCTGCATCGGTCGCCTACCACCTCTTACACACACAGTCTCAAGGTGAAGTCCATTTTCCAAGTTTTGTGaatcaatttttgctttaggGTTATTCCGGGCCGTTATTTGCGAAAGTGGTTCTTTCTTGAGTCCTTGGGCTTACCAAAGAAATGCCAGAAATTATGCTTTCACCACAGCTGGTCTAATAGACGAAGTTGTTGGTAAATCGAACGATTCTCAAACTTTACTCGACTTCTTGCGAAGTGTTAGTGCCAAAGAACTGGACCAAGCTTCATACAAACTTAGTTTAACAGTACAGTTGTGTACGCAAGGAGGGAACAAATGtgtggttttgttttttccagGAGGCTCACAAAAATAGGCAAATTCTTCAAGGGTTTTTCTTCGCACCTGTTATTGAGCCAAAGCATGATGGGGCGTtcattagtcaaaaaatgtaCGTCCAGTTGAAGAAAGGTGATTTTATTAGGGTCCCAACTTTGATGGGTTTTAattcagaggagaatatttttcatacttattgtgagttttttaaatgaatggATTGAGGCAATTTAATGCGAATTTATAGTGAAATTGTGGTTTGAAAGTGCGTTAAACACATATGATAAAAATATAGACTGGTTAGTGCCTAATGATATGAGGATCAATGATTcggaaaaacgaaaacaagTGGGAATTAAGATTAGAGATATTTACACTAATGGAAGCGATTTACTTGAAAATGGACCTTCCTCAGTCAgggtattttttaacaaaactgtcCCAAAactcttagtttttttagtattaCAGCGATACTTCCTACACTAGGCCTATCAGGAAGCATGCAGAAATTCAGTCGCAATTCAgcgatgtttttttttatcaattctcTTATGACGGAAAATTGGGAAATTGGTCATTTACAGTGAAAGGCACATAACCGATCTAACtgttatcacatttttaaaacttttaattttcaggCGCTGAGAATGTTTCACATGGCGAGGACAATTGTTACATTTGGCGAAAATACGACGATTATTACGACAATTCAGATTTATGTCGTTTTCCACTACCTGACCGAATAACACAGTATCGCATTCAAACAATATGGaccaattttgcaaaatatttgtaatttttaaaaaaaccttaatttttgttctatttcAAGATTTCAGGAACCCTACACCAAAGAAAAGCAAGTTGCTTCAAAACATAACATGGCCAAAATTTGACTCGAAAGCACAATATGtggatattttgaaaaatttggaaattaagAGTGAGCCCAAAAAAGAAACTTACGACCAATGGATTGAATTGTACGATAGTCTGGGATACGACGATTTTGACACTtattaatacaataaaaaaattatttgttattttcttttatttacttaataaaatattctacttTGGCGTTGCTTGTGTTTTAGAATACgtgtaataaaacaatatttaaacagataaaactacaatttgcttagaaaaaaaattttgaaaattattcgATTAATTACAAACTTGAACTTTGTGTATGTTGGGGGTTTTTCGAAAagtaatgtaataaaatttattgtgcAGATTATTCGTAACATTTCTTTATCTTTTAATacgtaaaggtaaaaattttgttgtgaaaTCTACCAAATTAATGTCAAATTAAACTGAACACAATAAATACTTCGCACGCACTAAATCATTGTCTTTCTTTCCTATACCAATAAAGTTTGTAgctacagttttttaattaattaattaaaaagtgcAGCTTTTACCTATAGTTAAATAAAGTAGGGTaagtattttaacaattagtaAGTTAAAAGCTGTATTAAAactattcatttttttatctacatGAAAATACTTTCTTTTAGGATAGTATCTCAAACATTAGGGTTGTTttaaagtgaatttttttttagaaagcgCTGGATTGGTTgtcaatattttaattttgcggAAAAGCACTTTAATTGGCCTTTTACAACAAAGCTATGTACTTCTCTTATGAACAGAAAGAAACGAATAAAGGACTATTTGAgaagcagttttttttcaatttcattaATCGATTTTTGTATAGAATTATCTTCAATTTGCCAAGGACAtgtttcttaaaattattaataatttaatatgatGTTACAATCGCTTAGCATTGATGCTTTAATTACGCTTCATTTATGGGTGAATATGTCATAAAGCTTAACACACATTAAGAAAACACGTACATGTAGCGACATTTAGAATATTATCGTTATCGTGCATCATTGCATCGTCGGAAACAGACAATCAACGACAAATAGCTGAACtttacaaaattgtagaaatgACAATGCAATTTATCGTCAAACGTGCAACCAGAGGTATTTTTCGTAAAtagttttactttaaaatctgatttaaaattgaataacttgTCGAGATTAATTTTCGTTACAGAACTTTAAGtatgtattttatttgcaGATGATTTGCGAgtgttgaaatttatttcatcCGACATTTTCGACATCAAAATTATGAAACTGTGTTTGTTTATAACATTTCTAATACATTTGACTGCATGCGCGATTACAATCCATGCCTTTATGTTTAACAATTTCAGTAGGAGAGAGTTTATTTCATGTGCTCCTGTACTTTTCGGTTGCTTCTACGTAAGTATGATAGGAACACGaacatagttatttgcgttttgaAATAGGGATTGTTGGGTCTTGGTACTATTTTATTCAAACCCAGCATGACTAGAACTTTAATGCTGGAGTTAAAAGCATGGGACATAACGGCTGCTGATGATGCAGTTTCTTcacgaattaaatttgaaattaatgtTATAACAGTGTTTTGCTTGGTTAATTATCTATTAGCTTTAGTTGccagttttttttactatatgTCATTTTACGGAGACGAAGAAATCTTTTACCTAATACGATTCTTAGAAGACCATTGTCCCAACC
The sequence above is a segment of the Tribolium castaneum strain GA2 chromosome 9, icTriCast1.1, whole genome shotgun sequence genome. Coding sequences within it:
- the LOC662506 gene encoding juvenile hormone esterase-like, with protein sequence MKIHQCTVSTFLPSILVLFFVNFGFTQDAPIIKLPNGLIKGRVGQTIAKRPYWAYQKIPFATPPLGDLRFAAPVPSKNWDGVLETTKYDVICYQITSDSDLESEDCLYLNVYTPTDPSNKTNRGLPVMFFIYGGGFIEGNCFDYVYGPEYLLDRGVIVVCANYRVGPFGFLSTGDMTVPGNNGLKDQLLALQWTHDNIHLFGGDPTKVTIFGQSAGSASVAYHLLHTQSQGLFRAVICESGSFLSPWAYQRNARNYAFTTAGLIDEVVGKSNDSQTLLDFLRSVSAKELDQASYKLSLTEAHKNRQILQGFFFAPVIEPKHDGAFISQKMYVQLKKGDFIRVPTLMGFNSEENIFHTYLKLWFESALNTYDKNIDWLVPNDMRINDSEKRKQVGIKIRDIYTNGSDLLENGPSSVRYYSDTSYTRPIRKHAEIQSQFSDVFFYQFSYDGKLGNWSFTVKGAENVSHGEDNCYIWRKYDDYYDNSDLCRFPLPDRITQYRIQTIWTNFAKYLNPTPKKSKLLQNITWPKFDSKAQYVDILKNLEIKSEPKKETYDQWIELYDSLGYDDFDTY